One Malania oleifera isolate guangnan ecotype guangnan chromosome 10, ASM2987363v1, whole genome shotgun sequence genomic region harbors:
- the LOC131166734 gene encoding uncharacterized protein LOC131166734: MAGKNRKKNLCSPLVVSTDCSRLKKSSYLHFFGSKSSSSHNHDLPEKQPLVLSSNDPSPPNIPTYHKRINDARATVQEYRKRVQQLEHELVRLDEWLNAKTNDAPSSDHSGRKSRIPEILRLQGDGGYLHCFNARSALLERSARNFAMQVSLPAVIPVEGRASVNISEVLYRMASMGKNRLILWLLESMPMSDISGTGFKGYPILPHTQDASLETIFLSAVGELEKLAMEGLKIQKNDHRERGEVKNDEKKGSRQRTSVGEEYVLEVMLMQMRDPEKEYEAAGDVMIGFVQARIEEKETETETESGILIRGVHVAGISAKIRDGMSRREDYLWCVSMTSCEGNCGNGSWKFERIPDIAFPLHN, encoded by the exons ATGGCAGGCAAGAATAGGAAGAAGAATTTGTGTTCTCCATTAGTGGTATCAACCGACTGTTCCAGGTTGAAGAAGTCATCTTACCTCCATTTCTTTGGCTCCAAATCATCATCGTCTCATAATCATGACTTGCCAGAAAAACAGCCGCTAGTTTTATCCTCGAATGATCCTTCTCCCCCCAATATCCCAACTTATCACAAACGCATTAATGATGCTCGGGCGACGGTTCAGGAGTACCGGAAAAGAGTGCAGCAGCTAGAACACGAGCTGGTTCGACTGGATGAGTGGCTCAATGCCAAGACAAATGATGCACCATCATCTGATCATTCGGGAAGGAAAAGCAGAATTCCTGAGATCCTGAGGCTGCAGGGCGATGGCGGATATCTCCACTGTTTTAACGCCCGCAGTGCATTGCTGGAAAGGTCTGCTCGAAATTTCGCCATGCAAGTCTCCCTGCCGGCGGTCATTCCAGTGGAAGGCAGGGCCTCAGTTAATATTTCGGAG GTCTTATATCGGATGGCATCAATGGGGAAGAACAGGTTGATCCTCTGGCTCCTTGAGTCAATGCCGATGAGTGACATTTCTGGCACGGGGTTTAAAGGATATCCCATCCTACCGCACACCCAAGATGCTTCTCTGGAAACAATCTTCTTGAGCGCAGTAGGTGAGCTAGAGAAGCTGGCCATGGAGGGTTTGAAAATTCAGAAGAATGATCATAGGGAAAGAGGAGAGGTTAAGAATGATGAGAAAAAGGGGAGTAGGCAGAGAACTAGTGTTGGGGAAGAATATGTGCTTGAGGTGATGCTGATGCAGATGAGAGATCCTGAGAAAGAGTATGAGGCTGCCGGGGATGTCATGATTGGGTTTGTCCAAGCACGTATTGAGGAAAAGGAAACGGAAACAGAAACAGAGAGTGGGATTCTGATTAGGGGAGTCCATGTTGCAGGAATTTCAGCTAAAATCAGAGATGGGATGTCTAGAAGAGAAGATTATTTGTGGTGTGTTTCTATGACAAGCTGTGAAGGAAACTGTGGGAATGGCAGTTGGAAGTTTGAAAGAATACCTGATATTGCCTTCCCACTGCACAACTGA